In the genome of Amia ocellicauda isolate fAmiCal2 chromosome 3, fAmiCal2.hap1, whole genome shotgun sequence, one region contains:
- the LOC136747265 gene encoding protein B4: MPPKKTTVVAASAPEPESSASSAEEEEEEEEDDGDEDEDDEKEEEGEPEPEPEPEPEPDTEETVEKKGKLAAVRKTTHPATMEMITEALRQLDTKKGTSVQAIRTYILEKYPTVDPARLKPLLRSALNKGIEKGTLVRPGNSSATGAQGRFRLAVKTVIKKTKEAKLKGGENADPNVEEAPKAGPKKGKAKEPVSEKVKPAVKVKEKKSEESKPVKKAPVEKSKSKVAPAKRPKAAKKGLSAEEEAEVVKEPKAQKKVAKQKPAVKEAKVDGAATKPKRGRKGAVE, encoded by the exons ATGCCTCCCAAAAAGACTACTGTCGTCGCTGCCTCCGCTCCTGAGCCCGAGTCCAGTGCGTCTTcagcggaggaggaggaggaggaggaggaagatgatggagatgaagatgaagatgacgAAAAGGAGGAAGAAGGAGAGCCCGAGCCCGAGCCCGAGCCCGAGCCCGAGCCCGACACGGAGGAGACCG TGGAGAAAAAGGGCAAGCTGGCCGCGGTGCGCAAAACAACTCATCCGGCAACTATGGAGATGATAACCGAGGCGCTGCGCCAACTGGACACCAAGAAGGGCACCTCTGTCCAGGCCATCCGCACGTACATCCTGGAGAAGTACCCGACGGTGGACCCGGCGCGGCTGAAGCCTCTGCTGCGGAGCGCTCTGAACAAAGGCATCGAGAAGGGCACCCTGGTGCGGCCCGGCAACTCGAGTGCGACCGGGGCGCAGGGCCGATTCCGG CTGGCAGTGAAGACGGTCATTAAGAAAACCAAGGAAGCGAAACTGAAAGGCGGCGAGAACGCGGATCCAAACGTGGAGGAGGCGCCGAAAGCCGGGCCCAAGAAAGGCAAGGCCAAGGAGCCGG TGTCCGAGAAGGTGAAACCTGCTGTGAAGGTTAAGGAGAAGAAATCTGAG GAATCCAAGCCTGTTAAAAAAGCACCGGTGGAGAAAAGTAAATCAAAAGTGGCTCCAGCGAAGAGGCCAAAGGCTGCCAAGAAAGGCCTGAGTGCAGAAGAGGAGGCCGAGGTGGTGAAGGAGCCGAAGGCCCAGAAGAAAGTGGCCAAGCAGAAGCCCGCGGTGAAAGAGGCCAAGGTGGACGGGGCAGCGACTAAGCCCAAACGGGGGAGGAAAGGGGCGGTGGAGTAG
- the LOC136737451 gene encoding rhodopsin-like: MNGTEGPNFYVPMSNKTGIVRSPFDHPQYYLAEPWKYSSLAAYMFFLIITGFPINFLTLYVTVQHKKLRTPLNYILLNLAVADLFMIIGGFTTTMYTSMNGYFVFGPVGCNIEGFFATLGGEIGLWSLVVLAIERYIVVCKPMSNFRFGENHAVMGVAFTWIMALTCAAPPLFGWSRYIPEGMQCSCGIDYYTLKPEVNNQSFVIYMFIVHFSIPLIVIFFCYGRLVWTVKEAAALQQESETTQRAEKEVTRMVIVMVLSFLVCWLPYASVAWYIFVNQGSNFGPVFMTAPAFFAKSSSLYNPIIYILLNKQFRTCMITTLCGGKNPLAEEDTTSTSGNTEVSSVSSSKVAPA; encoded by the exons ATGAACGGAACAGAAGGCCCCAACTTCTACGTTCCCATGTCCAATAAGACGGGCATTGTGAGGAGCCCCTTCGATCACCCGCAGTACTACCTGGCCGAGCCATGGAAGTACTCCTCGCTGGCCGCCTATATGTTCTTCCTGATCATCACGGGCTTCCCCATCAACTTCCTCACGCTGTATGTGACCGTGCAGCACAAGAAGCTGCGGACGCCTCTGAACTACATCCTCCTGAACCTCGCCGTGGCCGACTTGTTCATGATCATCGGAGGCTTCACCACCACCATGTATACCTCCATGAACGGCTACTTTGTCTTCGGGCCCGTGGGCTGCAACATCGAGGGCTTCTTCGCTACCCTCGGCG GTGAGATTGGGCTGTGGTCCCTGGTGGTACTGGCCATCGAGCGCTACATTGTGGTGTGCAAGCCCATGAGCAACTTCCGGTTTGGGGAGAACCACGCAGTCATGGGGGTGGCCTTCACATGGATCATGGCCTTGACCTGTGCAGCTCCTCCTCTCTTCGGCTGGTCTAG GTACATCCCCGAAGGCATGCAGTGCTCATGCGGTATCGACTACTACACCCTGAAGCCGGAGGTGAACAACCAGTCCTTTGTCATCTACATGTTCATCGTCCACTTCTCCATCCCACTGATCGTCATCTTCTTCTGCTACGGGCGCCTGGTGTGGACTGTCAAAGAG GCTGCTGCCCTGCAACAGGAGTCAGAAACCACCCAGAGGGCCGAAAAGGAAGTGACCCGCATGGTCATCGTCATGGTGCTCTCGTTCCTGGTGTGCTGGCTGCCGTATGCCAGTGTGGCTTGGTACATCTTTGTGAACCAGGGCAGCAATTTTGGGCCCGTCTTCATGACAGCCCCAGCTTTTTTTGCCAAAAGCTCTTCCTTGTACAACCCTATCATTTACATCCTCCTGAATAAACAG TTCCGGACCTGCATGATCACCACCCTGTGCGGCGGGAAAAACCCCTTGGCAGAAGAAGACACCACTTCAACGTCGGGAAATACAGAGGTGTCCTCCGTGTCCTCCAGTAAGGTGGCGCCTGCCTAA